The Bacteroidota bacterium genome includes the window ATCGATTGAGGATGCACAATTACATCAATTTGGTTCGTGTTTAATCCGAACAACCACTTTGCTTCAATTACTTCAAGCCCTTTGTTCATAAGGCTTGCCGAATCAATGGTGATTTTTGCACCCATATCCCAATTCGGATGTTTAAGCGCTTGCTCCTTTTTTACACTTGCTAAAAATTCCTTGTTTTTTCCTCTAAACGGACCACCGGAAGCAGTCAAATAAATTTTTTCAATAGGATTATGAAACTCTCCTACAAGACATTGAAATATTGCAGAGTGTTCCGAATCAACGGGATAAATATTTACTCCTTTTTCCTTCGCAAGTTTTGTAACCAATTCGCCTGCTACTACTAAAGTTTCTTTGTTAGCCAGCGCCAGTTGTTTTCCTGCGTTAATTGCTGAAAGTGTTGGCTGCAAACCGGCATAGCCCACTAAGGCTGTTAATACCAAATCTATACTTTCCATTTGAACAACCTGAGCAAGAGCCTCTTGTCCGGCATAAACTTTAATGTCGTGCCCACTAAGCGCTTGCATCACTTTGTCACGTTTTGAAGTATCGCCGATAACTACACAATTGGGCGAAAATTGGATTGCTTGAGCAATTAATAAATCCGCATTTTGTTGTGCAGTTAATACCTCCACCTCAAATTGAGTTGGGTTAGCTGCGATTACATCTAGCGCCTGAGTACCAATAGAACCGGTACTTCCAAGTATGGCTATTTTCTTTGTTTCTTCCAAAATAAGCCTCTTAAATTAGGCATTTGCCCCGTGACAATTTTTAAACTTTTTGCCACTTCCACAAGGACAAGCATCGTTGCGACCAACTGTTTTTTCAACACGCACAGGTTGTACTTTAGGCTTTTCGGGTGCAGCATCAGGTGCTGGTTTTCCGGCAGCAGTAGCTCCTGTGTCGTCGGTACGACTAACTTGTAATTTACTCATGTCGGTTCGTACCGGTGCTTTAATTTCTTTTACCGCATTTTTATTTTCTTCAGGTAAAGATGCTTTAGATAAAAAGGAAACGATGTCTTTGTTTACTTTAGTAATCATCGTTTTAAATAACTCAAACGATTCAAACTTGTAAATCAACAATGGATCTTTTTGTTCGTATACTGCATTTTGAACCGATGTTTTTAATTCATCCAACTCACGTAAATGTTCTTTCCAGGCATCATCAATAATGTTTAATGGAACGTTCTTTTCAAATGCCGAAAACAGCTCTCGTCCTTTTGATTCGTATGATTTTTTCAAATTGGCAATTACTTGCATGGTGCTGATTCCATCTGTAAAAGGAATCACAATGTTTTCGTAAATGTGTGCTGAATTTTCATACACATTTTTCACAACAGGATATACATTTTCTGTAATCATTGCTGCCTTTTCCTGGTAATGTGCATAGGCTTTTTCATATACCAATTCAACCAATGTGTCGTGCGGTGTTTTCATAAACTCGCTTTCGGCAACAGGACTTTCAATTGATAATACACGTATCAATTCCAAATCAAAACCTTCAACATCCTTTTGTTCCTGGTATTCGCTCACGATGCTTTCGCATACATCGTACATGCTGTTAGCAATGTCAACTGCCAAACGTTCACCAAATAAAGCATGTCGGCGCTTGTTATACACTACTTCTCGCTGCGAATTCATTACATCATCATACTCAAGCAAGCGCTTTCGAGTGCCGAAATTATTCTCCTCTACTTTTTTCTGAGCACGTTCAATCGATTTGGTAATCATGCTGTGCTGAATTACTTCGCCTTCTTCAATTCCCATGCGGTCCATTAATTTGGCAATTCTATCAGAACCAAACAAGCGCATCAAATCATCTTCAAGCGACACAAAAAATTGGGATGTTCCCGGATCACCTTGTCTTCCTGCTCGTCCTCTCAACTGTCGGTCAACTCTACGTGAATCGTGGCGTTCGGTACCAACAATGGCTAATCCTCCTGCTTCTTTTACACCCGGACCAAGTTTAATATCCGTACCCCTTCCGGCCATGTTTGTAGCTATGGTTACTGTACCGGCCTTACCTGCTTCGGCTACAATTTCAGCTTCACGCTGGTGCATCTTGGCATTAAGTACGTTGTGTTTAATATTTTTAAGCTTCAACATACGGCTAAGCAATTCCGAAATTTCTACAGAAGTAGTACCAACCAACACCGGACGACCTTTTTGGGTTTCTTCAACAATGTTATCAATAACAGCATTGTACTTTTCACGTTTGGTTTTGTAAACTAAATCTTCTTTGTCTTTACGTGCAATCGGACGATTGGTAGGTATTACAACAACATCCAATTTATAAATATCCCACAACTCAGCCGATTCAGTTTCGGCGGTTCCGGTCATACCGGCCAATTTTTTATACATGCGGAAATAATTCTGCAAGGTAACGGTGGCATAGGTTTGTGTTGATGCTTCTACTTTTACGTTTTCTTTTGCTTCTATTGCTTGGTGGAGTCCATCTGAATAACGTCGGCCTTCCATAATACGACCGGTTTGCTCATCAACAATTTTAATTTTATTATCAATAATCACATATTCCACATCCAATTCAAAAAGGGTATAAGCCTTCATCAATTGATTCATGGTATGCACACGTTCACTTTTGATAGCAAAATCGCGCATAAGTTCTTCTTTGCGATTTCGCTTATCTGAATCGCTTAATGTTGATTTTTCAATTTCAGCAATCTCACTTCCAACATCCGGAAGCACATAAAACTTAGCGTCTTCAGTGGCTCCTGAAATAAGTTCAATTCCTTTTTCTGTAAGTTCAATCGTGTTGTTTTTTTCGTCAATCACAAAAAACAACTCAGCATCCACCTTTGGCATTTCTTTGCCATGGTCTTGCATGTAGTAATTTTCGGTTTTTTGCAATTGAGCTTTGATTCCGGGTTCGCTCAAAAATTTAATTAAGGCTTTATTCTTAGGTAATCCGCGGTAAGCGCGCAAGAGAGCAAAACCAGCTTCTTCATTTTTTTTAGGATCGTTGAGCGCAAATGTTTTTTTAGCATCCGCCAATACTGTATTCACATAATTGCGTTGTGCATTAACTAGTTTTTCAATTTTGGGTTTTAACTCAAAAAATTCATGTACATCGCCTTTCGGTGTTGGTCCTGAAATAATCAATGGTGTACGTGCATCGTCAATTAAAACACTATCCACCTCATCCACTATAGCGTAATTGTGAGGTCGCTGCACCAAATCTTCCGGATTACGCGCCATGTTGTCGCGCAGGTAATCAAAGCCAAATTCGTTATTGGTACCGTAAGTAATATCCGCCAAATATGCACGACGGCGTTCATCCGAATTGGGTTCATGCTTATCGATGCAATCAACGGTGAGCCCATGAAATTCAAACAAAGGACCCATCCATTCTGAGTCACGCTTGGAGAGGTAGTTGTTTACAGTAACCAAATGCAATCCCATCCCGCTAAGGGCATTTAAATAAACGGGTAAGGTTCCAACAAGCGTTTTTCCTTCACCCGTGCCCATTTCCGAAATTTTTCCTTGGTGTAAAACAATCCCACCAATTAACTGAACATCGTAATGTACCATGTCCCAAGTAACACGATTACCGGCAGCTATCCACGAATTAGAAAAAATAGCTTTATCGCCTTCTATTTTCACACTATCGCGGGAGGCGGCCATATCGCGGTCCATTTGTGTGGCAGTAACAGTGATACTTGCATTTTCTTTAAAACGCTTTGCAGTTTCTTTCATTACAGCAAAAGCTTCAGGTAGCAATTCGTTAAGTACTACTTCAATTTTGCTAGTAACAGTTTTCTTGAGCTGATCGATAGTATCGTAGTTTTTTTCCTTCTCACTCACTTCCATTTCGGGATTGTTCTCAATGGCATTGCGCAGTTCTTGCATTTGAGTATTCTCAGCTTCAATAGCTTGTTGAATGCGTTGTTTAAACTCAATTGTCTTAGAACGCAAACCGTCGTGGCTCAATTGGCTGATGCTTTCACTGGCTTTATGAATTTTTTCGATGATGGGTTGAATATCACGAATGTCGCGCTCTGATTTGTTTCCGAATAGTTTGGAAACGGATTTGGTAAGAAAATCTAACATAGTTTTTTAATAGAATAAATAGTACGCTTGTCGATTACACGAAACCTGCCAAAGACTAAAACCTGCCAAAGCAGGAATTATTGTCAGATACAGCTTGGTATAAAGGCCTGCAAAAGTAGGGTTTTTTTAGCGAACAGGAAAGGCCTGCAGCATTATTTGATTTCCTTGATTGGAGCTGAACTCAGAAGTTTAGTATATTGTACGAAATTTAGATTTAACAAAACGGCTGATTTCTAATGCTGGTAAATGATACAACACATTCGCAGTTTGATGTTTCGGCACCGAATTATGATGCTGAATTTACAACAAGCGCCATTGGAAAAATGCAGCGCGAGCGAGTTTATTTTGCCCTACAAGTTAATAAGCTAGTTAAGAGCAAAAGCAAAATTTTGGAAATAAATTGCGGTACAGGCGAAGATGCCATTTGGCTAGCCAATCATGGACATTCGGTTTTGGCTACAGATGCTTCCGAAGAAATGATTCGTATTGCAAAACAAAAAGCAAGTGGATTAAATAAGTCTGATTTGCAGTTTCAACAAGCAGAATTCTCAGACTTAAATGCAAAATACGGCACACAGAAATTTGATTTGATATTTTCCAATTTTGGGGGATTAAATTGTGTGAATGTGACTGAATTAACTCAGCTTTTTTCAGATTTTTCAAAACTACTTTTGCCCAATGGAAAATTAGCACTAGTGGTAATGGGGCGTAAATGTTTATGGGAACGCAATTATTTTTTACTTAAAGGCAGTTCCAAAAATGCGTTTCGCCGAAATTCTAAACAGACGGTTGCTGCTCATTTAGGAGCCGGTACTTACGTTTCAACCTACTATTATTCTCCTAAAGAATTACTTCAATTAACTGATGCAAATTTTAAACAAGAAGAACTTGTACCAATTGGTTTTTTTGTACCACCCTCTTACCTCGAAAATTTTTTCGCCAAGAATAAAGGCTATTTAAAAGTCTTGTACTTTTTGGAGAAAGGAATCTTTAAATGGAAATTTTTAGCAAATTATTCAGATCATTATTTATTGATTCTTACTAAAAAAACATAGCTTTATACTTTGTATTAACTCTGTTAAATTCCAGTTAAGGTGTTAAAAATTATAGTGATGAGAAACATAATTTTTTGTGCTCTAATTCTTTTTTTTAATTCTTGCAAAAAGGACAATACAAGTGTTTCAGGAAAAGTGTTCCATAGTTGTACCAATCAACCTCTTTCAAATGTGCTTGTCGAGGTGTATAGCGGAGAAGATAGTAAATCAAGTACGAATCGCACCACACTTATTGAATCTACTACAACGTCAACGGATGGTTCATATGAAATAAATTTTAGAGCAAGTTATTTTGATGAAGTTTATTGGTTATTGTGTGCGGGGAAGCGATTTGATTTTATAGATAAAAAGAAGAATAATAAACTTGACCTTAGTATTACGTATGCATCTCAAAAATCAATTCTGGAGCTACAACTTAAGAATATTGCACCTTTCGATAACAACGATAGTATTTACCTTGAAGCTAATTTTCCAAACTCCCTCTATCCCAACAGCATAAAGCAGTATAGCTATAAAGGAACTGCAGTAAACAAAACAGTAAGTTTGACAATTGATGGCTGCTCTCCGAAATTGGCTGTACTAAAATGGGCAGTTACCAAAAATGATAGTACTTCCTTTTATAACAATACAGTAAACTGCGGAAATGGTGGAACTTCTTACTATGCAATTTACTATTAAAACATGAATTCAATAAAATAAGTTAGGAAACTTGGGCATCGAAGTCTAATTAATTTTCGATTATCTTTAGCGGATATATGTCGCTAAAAATACTACTAACCCACGGTTATTTTCTAAATGAAGACGAAAAGGAAAAGGAAATTATGAAGCCTTATCCTCCGCTCGGAATACTTTACATTTCAGCACATCTCGAAAAACACGGATTCTACAACGAAGTGTATGATTCTACTTTTTCGAGTTTTGAAAATTTGTGCGCTCACTTGCTTGCCAATGCTCCCGATTTGGTAGGGATCTACACAAATTTAATGACCAAAATTAATGTTCTCAAAATCATTCGTTTCATTAAATCTACTCCGCAATTAAAACACACCCAAGTAGTTTTAGGAGGCCCGGAAGTTCGAAATCATTTACAAAATTTTTTGCTGCACGGTGCCGATATCATAGTTGTTGGAGAAGGCGAAGAAAGCATGTTGGAAGTTGCTACACATCTCAATACTGCAAATTCTAAAGATGAATGGAATAACATTCAAGGCATTGCTTTTTTAGATAGTACAGGAAAATTAATTCAAACGAAACCCCGAAACTTACTGCGCAATATTGATGAACTGCCTTTTCCTAATCGAAAAAAAATAAATCTTCAAAAGTATTTCGATGCTTGGAAAAGTAAGCATCCTCAGAGTGCAATTTCAGTCTCTACCATGCGTGGATGCCCATACACTTGCAACTGGTGTAGCCGCGCTGTTTACGGACAAAGCTACCGACGCCGAAGTCCGAAATTAGTGGTGGATGAAATGGAATTTATTCAAAAAAATTACCAAGTCGATACTATTTGGTTTGTGGATGATGTGTTTACAGTGAGCCACAAATGGCTTGAAGAGTTTAAAGATGAAGTAGTAAAGCGAAAACTTAATTTCCCTTTTGAATGTATCACTAGAGCCGATCGACTCAATGAGGAAGTGCTGCAACTATTAAAGCAAAGCGGTTGTTTCAGAGTGTGGATTGGCGCTGAAAGCGGATCTCAAAAAGTAATTGATGCCATGGACCGCCGTGTAACTGTTGAGCAAGTGCGCACGATGATTCAATTGGCAAAAAAGTTTCAAATACAAACAGGCACATTTATCATGCTGGGCTATCCCGGCGAAACCGAAGCAGATATTGAAGAAACCATACATCACCTCAAAGTGGCCGACCCCGATTTATATACAATTACAGTAGCATATCCCATTAAAGGTACACCCTTGTATGCAGAGGTTGAAAGCCGTTTTGTAAAGAAATTAAATTGGGAAAGCAGTACCGACCGTGATATTGATTTTACACGAACATACCGTCGTAAGTATTATGATTATGCCTTACGTAGATTGTATAATGAAGTGGCTTTTTACAAAGAAAAAAGTAGGGGAGCTTCGGCACCAAAACTACTGCTGCACAAAGCGAAATCATTATTTTCAAAAGCAGCTATGCGCTGGCATCGAGCACTAAGTTAACTTATAAACTTGCTGTACGTCCTCCGTCTACAGGAACATTTATTCCGTTGATATACGCTGCTGCCGGGCTTGCCAAAAAGGCAACCGCATTCGCAATTTCGAAAGGTTCGGCATACCTGCCGGCTGGAATTTCGGCCACCATTTCCTTTTTCAACTCATCAACACTTCTCCCGGTTTTTTCAGATTTGGCTTTGTTTAAATTTACCAATCGCTGCGTATTGGTTGCTCCCGGCAAAACATTATTTACTGTAATTCCAAATGCACCAAGTTCGAGCGACATGGTTTTTGCCCAGTTAGCAACTGCTCCTCGAATAGTGTTTGATACGCCAAGTCCTTTTAATGGTTGTTTTACGGAAGTAGATATAATGTTGATGATACGGCCATATCCGGCATTTTTCATTCCCTCCACCAGTGCTTGTACCAATAGGTGATTGCAAATTAAGTGAGCCGAAAAAGTTGCAGTAAACTCGTCAACGCCGGCAGTTACAATAGGCCCACCTTGTGGACCACCGGTATTGTTTACCAATATATGAACTGTTTCACGGTTATTTCCAAAACGATGTTCAACAGCGCTTTTTAGCGAAGTAGGGTTTGAAAAATCGGCACAAATATAATCGTGTGCCTGACCATTCGTACTTGGTAATTCGGCACAAACTTTTTTAAGTGCTTCTTCATTTCGCGCAAGTAAAGTAACAGAAGCTCCCAGCAAGGCCAGTTCTATAGCTGCTGCTTTTCCAATTCCTTGTGTGCTTCCGCATACCAATGCACGTTTACCGCTGAGATTTAAATCCATAATTTTGAGGTTAATTTGGCTATTCAAACATAAAACATTTTCTTTACCTTAGAAATTCAAATCAAATAAATATGGCAATTTCACAACCCCTCAACATTAAAAAATGGATCGACGAAAATCGTCATCTTTTGAAACCACCGGTAGGCAACAAGATGGTGTACACCGGCAATAAAGACTTTATCGTTATGGTGGTAGGTGGACCTAACTCCCGCAAAGATTATCATTACGAAGATGGTGAAGAATTATTTTATCAACTCGAAGGTGATATTGTGGTAAAAACAATACAGGATGGGAAAAACGTGGATGTGCATATTAAGGAAGGCGAAATGTTTTTGCTGCCGCCACACATTCCGCATTCTCCACAAAGGGGAGCTGGAACAATTGGATTGGTAATAGAGCGTAACCGTGATGAAAAGGAAATTGATTCCTGTTTGTGGTACTGTGAAAAATGTGCAAATAAATTACATGAAGCCACGTTTCATCTAAGCGATATAGTAGCTCAATTGCCAAAAGTGATGGATGCTTTTTATGCCGACTTAAATTTACGTACCTGCACAAAATGCGGCTACGTTATGGAACCACCCCAAAAGCTTAGTTAACTAGTTAATTCAAATTGTTGATTTTAGTATTGCAAAACCCTAAGCAAATTTATGAACCATCTTTGCATTGATATTCACACGCATATTTTGCCGGAGCATATTCCAAACTGGAAGAAAAAGTTCGGCTATGGCGGATTTATTCACCTTGAGCATCATAAACCATGTTGCGCAAGAATGATGCAGGATGATAAATTTTTTAGAGAAGTTGAAGACAATTGTTGGAGTGCCGAAAAACGTATGCAGGAGTGCGATCAGCATCAGGTGCATGTGCAGGTTTTAAGCACAGTTCCAGTAATGTTTAGTTACTGGGCAAAAGCACAGGATTGCCTTGAACTATCGATGTTTTTAAACGATCACATTGCCGAAATCGTGCAACGATATCCAAAGCGATTTATTGGATTGGGAACCCTGCCTTTGCAAGCGCCCGATTTGGCTATTAAAGAGCTGGAGCGCTGCAAAAAAATTGGTTTGGTGGGAGTGCAAATTGGCTCGCATGTGAATGAATGGAATTTGAACGATCCTAATTTGTTTCCTGTTTTTCAAGCTTGCGC containing:
- a CDS encoding 1-deoxy-D-xylulose-5-phosphate reductoisomerase; its protein translation is MEETKKIAILGSTGSIGTQALDVIAANPTQFEVEVLTAQQNADLLIAQAIQFSPNCVVIGDTSKRDKVMQALSGHDIKVYAGQEALAQVVQMESIDLVLTALVGYAGLQPTLSAINAGKQLALANKETLVVAGELVTKLAKEKGVNIYPVDSEHSAIFQCLVGEFHNPIEKIYLTASGGPFRGKNKEFLASVKKEQALKHPNWDMGAKITIDSASLMNKGLEVIEAKWLFGLNTNQIDVIVHPQSIVHSIVQFEDGSMKAQMGLPDMKLPIQYAMAYPQRLKSDFPRFNFLAYPELTFEKPDTETFRNLALAFDALNKGGNMPCVLNAANEVVVDAFLKDKISFLGMSDIIETCMSKVPYIAKPDYDNYVTSDNEARRMATALL
- the secA gene encoding preprotein translocase subunit SecA produces the protein MLDFLTKSVSKLFGNKSERDIRDIQPIIEKIHKASESISQLSHDGLRSKTIEFKQRIQQAIEAENTQMQELRNAIENNPEMEVSEKEKNYDTIDQLKKTVTSKIEVVLNELLPEAFAVMKETAKRFKENASITVTATQMDRDMAASRDSVKIEGDKAIFSNSWIAAGNRVTWDMVHYDVQLIGGIVLHQGKISEMGTGEGKTLVGTLPVYLNALSGMGLHLVTVNNYLSKRDSEWMGPLFEFHGLTVDCIDKHEPNSDERRRAYLADITYGTNNEFGFDYLRDNMARNPEDLVQRPHNYAIVDEVDSVLIDDARTPLIISGPTPKGDVHEFFELKPKIEKLVNAQRNYVNTVLADAKKTFALNDPKKNEEAGFALLRAYRGLPKNKALIKFLSEPGIKAQLQKTENYYMQDHGKEMPKVDAELFFVIDEKNNTIELTEKGIELISGATEDAKFYVLPDVGSEIAEIEKSTLSDSDKRNRKEELMRDFAIKSERVHTMNQLMKAYTLFELDVEYVIIDNKIKIVDEQTGRIMEGRRYSDGLHQAIEAKENVKVEASTQTYATVTLQNYFRMYKKLAGMTGTAETESAELWDIYKLDVVVIPTNRPIARKDKEDLVYKTKREKYNAVIDNIVEETQKGRPVLVGTTSVEISELLSRMLKLKNIKHNVLNAKMHQREAEIVAEAGKAGTVTIATNMAGRGTDIKLGPGVKEAGGLAIVGTERHDSRRVDRQLRGRAGRQGDPGTSQFFVSLEDDLMRLFGSDRIAKLMDRMGIEEGEVIQHSMITKSIERAQKKVEENNFGTRKRLLEYDDVMNSQREVVYNKRRHALFGERLAVDIANSMYDVCESIVSEYQEQKDVEGFDLELIRVLSIESPVAESEFMKTPHDTLVELVYEKAYAHYQEKAAMITENVYPVVKNVYENSAHIYENIVIPFTDGISTMQVIANLKKSYESKGRELFSAFEKNVPLNIIDDAWKEHLRELDELKTSVQNAVYEQKDPLLIYKFESFELFKTMITKVNKDIVSFLSKASLPEENKNAVKEIKAPVRTDMSKLQVSRTDDTGATAAGKPAPDAAPEKPKVQPVRVEKTVGRNDACPCGSGKKFKNCHGANA
- a CDS encoding class I SAM-dependent methyltransferase, producing MLVNDTTHSQFDVSAPNYDAEFTTSAIGKMQRERVYFALQVNKLVKSKSKILEINCGTGEDAIWLANHGHSVLATDASEEMIRIAKQKASGLNKSDLQFQQAEFSDLNAKYGTQKFDLIFSNFGGLNCVNVTELTQLFSDFSKLLLPNGKLALVVMGRKCLWERNYFLLKGSSKNAFRRNSKQTVAAHLGAGTYVSTYYYSPKELLQLTDANFKQEELVPIGFFVPPSYLENFFAKNKGYLKVLYFLEKGIFKWKFLANYSDHYLLILTKKT
- a CDS encoding radical SAM protein; translated protein: MSLKILLTHGYFLNEDEKEKEIMKPYPPLGILYISAHLEKHGFYNEVYDSTFSSFENLCAHLLANAPDLVGIYTNLMTKINVLKIIRFIKSTPQLKHTQVVLGGPEVRNHLQNFLLHGADIIVVGEGEESMLEVATHLNTANSKDEWNNIQGIAFLDSTGKLIQTKPRNLLRNIDELPFPNRKKINLQKYFDAWKSKHPQSAISVSTMRGCPYTCNWCSRAVYGQSYRRRSPKLVVDEMEFIQKNYQVDTIWFVDDVFTVSHKWLEEFKDEVVKRKLNFPFECITRADRLNEEVLQLLKQSGCFRVWIGAESGSQKVIDAMDRRVTVEQVRTMIQLAKKFQIQTGTFIMLGYPGETEADIEETIHHLKVADPDLYTITVAYPIKGTPLYAEVESRFVKKLNWESSTDRDIDFTRTYRRKYYDYALRRLYNEVAFYKEKSRGASAPKLLLHKAKSLFSKAAMRWHRALS
- a CDS encoding SDR family oxidoreductase; translated protein: MDLNLSGKRALVCGSTQGIGKAAAIELALLGASVTLLARNEEALKKVCAELPSTNGQAHDYICADFSNPTSLKSAVEHRFGNNRETVHILVNNTGGPQGGPIVTAGVDEFTATFSAHLICNHLLVQALVEGMKNAGYGRIINIISTSVKQPLKGLGVSNTIRGAVANWAKTMSLELGAFGITVNNVLPGATNTQRLVNLNKAKSEKTGRSVDELKKEMVAEIPAGRYAEPFEIANAVAFLASPAAAYINGINVPVDGGRTASL
- a CDS encoding 3-hydroxyanthranilate 3,4-dioxygenase — protein: MAISQPLNIKKWIDENRHLLKPPVGNKMVYTGNKDFIVMVVGGPNSRKDYHYEDGEELFYQLEGDIVVKTIQDGKNVDVHIKEGEMFLLPPHIPHSPQRGAGTIGLVIERNRDEKEIDSCLWYCEKCANKLHEATFHLSDIVAQLPKVMDAFYADLNLRTCTKCGYVMEPPQKLS